CATGTTAGGTCACAGGGGATGCAGATTGAGCATAACCTTCCCCGAAATTACAGAGATGCAAACCAGAGCCATAATGGAAGCAGCCGCAGAGGTAACAGAGGAAGGGAAAACTGTAATACCAGAGATTATGATTCCCCTTGTTTCCCATGTAAATGAGGTGAAAATAATAAAGGAAGATATCATAAAAATAGCAGAACAGGTAATGGAAGAAAAGAATGTAAAAATTCCTTACAAGATAGGCACAATGATTGAATTACCTCGAGCAGTGGTCACGGCTGACGAGATTGCCGGGGAGGTAGAATTTTTCTCGTTCGGCACAAACGATTTGACACAGGCTGTATTCGGCTTTTCCCGTGATGATGCGGTCAAGTTTTTAGACGCATACGAAGAAAAAGAGATCCTGCCGCAAGATCCATTTGCATCTATAGATACAAATGGAGTAGGAGAAATGGTAAGAATGGGCAGGCAAAAAGGAAGAAGTAGTAATCTGCAACTGGAAGTCGGAGTGTGCGGAGAACATGGAGGAGACCCAAAATCTATCAATTTTTTCAATTCCATAGGGTTGGACTATATAAGTTGTTCTCCATATCGCGTGCCCGTTGCTCGTCTTTCTGCAGCACAGGCAGAAATAAGGAAAAAAATAAATGTACAGTGAGGCTTACAGCATCTTAAAAAAGGGCAACTTTGACTTTTTTGACATATACCACGAGAAAACAGAAAAACGGCATATCTCGTTCAAAGAAAAAGATGTGGAAAATATAGATATAGGCTCGGATGAAGGAGTAGGTGTAAGGGGAGTAAATGGCAGATCTACCCATTATATCTACTCTCAAAACCACTCACCTAAGGAAGTAAAGGAAATGGCTCTTTCCATCTGTAAGCAAAACAAAATCAGCCATTCTAAATTGATATACATAGTAAAAAAGGATTCTCTAACCACTTTTTTACCTTTGGAAGATGTTATAGGTAAAACAAAAAAGGCGATGGATATAGCTTACAAAATCAGCCCTTGTATCACTCAGGTAAAGTGTGATTATGGTGATGTAGAAAAACAAATAGAAATTGTTAAATCTTCTGGAAAGGTAGCAAAAGAAAAACTTACCTATGCCACCTTTATCATAGAGGTGATTGCCAGAAAGAATGAAAATATTCAGAGTTATCGCAATGTAATTTCAACTATGGCTGGCAAAAAGCTGTTTGAACAATATAATATTGAAGAGTTGAGTTTAAAGACTGCACAGATGGCACTGAGTCTCCTCTCTGCTCCTCCTGCACCACGAGGACGGTTGCCTGTTGTTTTGGCATCTCAAGCAGGGGGAACAATGACACACGAAGCAGTGGGTCACGGATTGGAAGGAGACCTTATCTATGAACATTTATCTGTATACAGTGGTAAAATAGGCAAAAAGGTAGCTTCTACTCTAATCACGCTTGTTGACGATGCCACATTGCCTCAGGCTCGCGGTTCATATCTCTTTGACGATGAAGGAACAGATGGACAGAGAACAACACTTATAGAGAAAGGCACACTAAAAAACTACATGACAGATCTGATGTATGCAAGATTGTTGAATGTAAATTTATCCGGAAACGGAAGAAGACAATCTTTTCGTTTTCCCCCCATACCTCGTATGTCCAACACATTTATTTTACCGGGGAAAGACAATCCGCAGGATATTATAAAAAGCGTAAACAATGGAATATTGGTAAATAAGATGGGTGGGGGACAGGTAAATCCCATAACAGGAGATTTTGTTTTTGAAATAAAAGAAGGTTACAAAATAGAAAATGGAGAAGTAGGTGAACTCATAAGGGGAGCCACTATCGCTGGAAATGGTCCTCAAGTGCTAAATGAAATAGACATGGTAGGCAACGATTTAGGAATGGAAGTAGGCACCTGCGGTAAAGGTGGACAACTCGTACCTGTTTCAGATGGCGAACCTACGCTGAGAATACCATCCCTCCTCATCGGTGGTTCATGAAACATTTTGTTCTGCGTATTTCATACGACGGAACAAACTATTATGGTTTTCAGATACAAGAAAACCTATCTACTATTCAAGGAAAGATAGAAGATGTTCTAAAGGATATCACCAAAGAAAGAATAAGAATCAGGTATGCAGGAAGAACAGATAAAGGAGTACATGCTTTCTGGCAGATAATTGATTTTTTTACAGAATGGAAAAGAGATGTAAATGAAATGATAAACGCTATGAATGCCCTTTTATCAAGAGACATAAGAATCTTAGAGGGAAGTGAGGTAACAGACAATTTTCACTCAAGATTCGATGCAAAAAAGCGTGAATATACATATATCGTCTTTCAGGGAAATGTACTACTGCCCTTCTTTAGGAATTATGTGTATCCATTCACCTATTCTCTGGAGCTGAATGTAATGAGGAAAAGTAGCAATTTCTTTTTAGGTGAACATGACTTCAGCAGCATCTGTGATAAAAACAATGAAGAAAACTTCACAAGAACAGTGGAAGAAATAGAGATTTTAAATAAAGGTTCTTTTTTCATCTTTCGCATAGTGGCCAATGCCTTCTTGAGAGGAATGGTAAGATATATA
The DNA window shown above is from Deltaproteobacteria bacterium and carries:
- a CDS encoding TldD/PmbA family protein; translated protein: MYSEAYSILKKGNFDFFDIYHEKTEKRHISFKEKDVENIDIGSDEGVGVRGVNGRSTHYIYSQNHSPKEVKEMALSICKQNKISHSKLIYIVKKDSLTTFLPLEDVIGKTKKAMDIAYKISPCITQVKCDYGDVEKQIEIVKSSGKVAKEKLTYATFIIEVIARKNENIQSYRNVISTMAGKKLFEQYNIEELSLKTAQMALSLLSAPPAPRGRLPVVLASQAGGTMTHEAVGHGLEGDLIYEHLSVYSGKIGKKVASTLITLVDDATLPQARGSYLFDDEGTDGQRTTLIEKGTLKNYMTDLMYARLLNVNLSGNGRRQSFRFPPIPRMSNTFILPGKDNPQDIIKSVNNGILVNKMGGGQVNPITGDFVFEIKEGYKIENGEVGELIRGATIAGNGPQVLNEIDMVGNDLGMEVGTCGKGGQLVPVSDGEPTLRIPSLLIGGS
- the truA gene encoding tRNA pseudouridine(38-40) synthase TruA, with product MKHFVLRISYDGTNYYGFQIQENLSTIQGKIEDVLKDITKERIRIRYAGRTDKGVHAFWQIIDFFTEWKRDVNEMINAMNALLSRDIRILEGSEVTDNFHSRFDAKKREYTYIVFQGNVLLPFFRNYVYPFTYSLELNVMRKSSNFFLGEHDFSSICDKNNEENFTRTVEEIEILNKGSFFIFRIVANAFLRGMVRYIVQILLDVGRCKLKLEDVEYIIASKKKWRKVPPCGLYLSRVWYD